The following proteins are encoded in a genomic region of Desulfosporosinus youngiae DSM 17734:
- a CDS encoding cytochrome c3 family protein, which translates to MNWKKPFLASIISLTFLTALAMGCNKADETPTPQPTGPQLTETPKVSYVGEDSCKACHSETYESVTHTKHHVAFKPLADFPLDKPLEPITIFDSANKDKPTSTTLDLSKAKVYGVMMDHYIVAEIPKEAGFKEQYYRVGSLTKTNDKWTVESPKQADVDKDGKNDWTAESYTCGKCHSPGVETGSPSYGISCESCHGPGENHVSATDKKGTMSPDMARKSCNTCHESNPSKDAQGNFIANTHYGTRNYFASKHAQSLQLNQCQTCHTTHKANANGSLLPSDKPTDNCAKCHAGKTFDLDKLMWKNPTDERGHFTRDHSFGAMKYEDLQDDPATKPIEIKNPTLIELIKKQLPALAK; encoded by the coding sequence ATGAACTGGAAAAAGCCTTTCTTAGCCTCAATTATCTCCCTTACATTCTTGACGGCATTGGCTATGGGATGTAACAAGGCAGATGAAACCCCAACTCCTCAGCCGACTGGGCCTCAACTAACTGAAACACCAAAGGTATCTTATGTAGGGGAGGATTCATGTAAAGCCTGTCACAGCGAGACCTATGAAAGTGTCACTCATACGAAACATCACGTAGCCTTTAAGCCTCTTGCTGATTTTCCTCTGGATAAACCTTTAGAGCCAATTACCATCTTTGATTCAGCTAATAAAGACAAACCAACCTCCACAACTCTTGACTTATCTAAAGCAAAAGTTTACGGAGTCATGATGGACCATTATATTGTTGCTGAAATACCTAAAGAAGCCGGATTTAAAGAGCAATATTATCGTGTGGGATCTCTTACGAAAACAAATGATAAATGGACGGTCGAATCCCCAAAGCAAGCCGATGTCGATAAGGATGGCAAAAATGATTGGACTGCTGAAAGTTATACCTGCGGAAAATGCCATTCTCCTGGTGTCGAAACCGGATCTCCCAGCTATGGCATATCTTGCGAGTCCTGTCACGGCCCTGGTGAAAATCACGTAAGTGCTACCGATAAGAAGGGAACAATGAGTCCTGATATGGCAAGAAAATCATGCAATACCTGTCATGAAAGCAATCCATCCAAAGATGCCCAAGGCAACTTTATCGCTAATACCCACTATGGTACCCGCAATTACTTTGCAAGCAAACATGCTCAGAGTTTACAACTGAATCAATGCCAGACTTGCCATACCACTCATAAAGCGAATGCTAATGGTTCTCTCCTTCCATCGGACAAACCAACCGATAACTGCGCTAAATGTCACGCTGGAAAAACCTTCGATCTGGATAAACTAATGTGGAAAAACCCAACGGATGAACGCGGACACTTCACAAGAGATCATAGTTTCGGGGCAATGAAATATGAAGATCTTCAGGATGATCCGGCAACAAAGCCGATTGAGATAAAAAATCCTACATTAATCGAACTGATTAAGAAACAGCTGCCTGCACTGGCTAAGTAG
- a CDS encoding cache domain-containing protein produces MRSLKHQILIFLLGSLILLASSFLVVMGFYMKDRAVATAIIKVKTDLATCEEILDKTYPGPWSEQAGNLYKGSIKISLNNDIVDHLANLTGDTVTIFLGDTRIATTVRGSNGERAIGTKVAPNVAQTVLQDGQTYVGEANVVGEWYQTGYIPLRTENGNIIGIFYVGISHAYEQEIFTQSLIKTAGIGLVLTCLVALLTWFFLQRAIVYPLHNIMLATRDVATGHITEKVKVSGAKEIGELEDAFNQMVEQIQSLTEEISRMTCNSPENEPIETKNLLTAECPPIPIPNIVGRIGEAGLPKGLHQATLGQITQFLQANRRPLSAEEVAEGVKLTRVTVRRYLEFLEHSGALRSEQKYGTVGRPVKLFIPL; encoded by the coding sequence GTGCGTTCGCTAAAACATCAAATTCTTATATTTTTGTTGGGGTCGCTTATACTATTGGCATCCAGCTTTCTTGTTGTCATGGGGTTCTATATGAAAGACCGGGCTGTAGCCACGGCTATCATCAAAGTTAAAACAGATTTGGCAACCTGTGAGGAAATCCTGGATAAGACATATCCCGGCCCATGGTCGGAGCAAGCCGGAAATCTGTATAAAGGCTCCATAAAAATTAGCCTTAATAATGATATAGTAGACCATTTGGCAAATCTTACAGGGGACACAGTAACCATATTTCTAGGAGACACGCGAATCGCTACCACGGTCCGCGGCTCAAACGGGGAACGGGCGATTGGGACTAAGGTTGCTCCCAATGTGGCCCAGACAGTACTTCAGGATGGTCAGACATATGTAGGAGAGGCTAATGTCGTAGGCGAATGGTACCAAACGGGTTACATTCCATTGCGCACAGAAAACGGGAACATCATCGGGATTTTTTACGTCGGCATTTCGCACGCCTATGAGCAGGAGATTTTCACTCAATCCTTAATTAAAACGGCTGGGATTGGGTTAGTCTTAACCTGTTTGGTAGCTCTTCTTACGTGGTTTTTCCTTCAGAGAGCTATCGTTTATCCTCTGCACAATATCATGTTAGCAACCCGGGACGTAGCAACCGGTCACATTACCGAGAAAGTAAAGGTTTCCGGAGCCAAGGAAATTGGAGAGCTTGAGGATGCCTTCAACCAAATGGTGGAGCAGATTCAATCTCTGACAGAGGAAATTAGCCGTATGACCTGCAACAGCCCGGAGAATGAACCAATAGAAACCAAAAATTTGCTGACTGCGGAATGTCCGCCAATACCCATCCCAAATATTGTTGGAAGAATCGGAGAAGCGGGGTTGCCTAAGGGTTTGCATCAAGCCACTTTAGGGCAAATAACTCAATTTTTGCAAGCCAACCGGCGTCCTCTCTCTGCTGAGGAAGTTGCCGAAGGAGTTAAGCTGACAAGGGTAACTGTACGTCGTTACCTCGAGTTTTTAGAACATAGCGGGGCATTAAGATCTGAACAGAAATACGGCACAGTTGGCCGGCCTGTTAAGCTATTTATACCGTTGTAA
- a CDS encoding GGDEF domain-containing protein has product MTIRSLSKLTRAYVTALSLIALLTLATFITMYLSILTQRDSALLVNLSGSQRWLSQKAALLSVELVYIADSTERDRTRKQLRSIIDQVKTNHLALVKGNPNLTASHNLSPQMQEVYFSPPINMNSQINQYLSEALALADEPEHLLNSDNPHLAYLLHNSENLLESLDQIVSMYQRESEAKVQHLRMVEISSGLTILLTLVFLGLYIFRPLANTLFRERSQLEKANQELSLLSSVDGLTGIANRRHFNQFFEQLWLQATYTREPIALILCDIDFFKAYNDTYGHLQGDECLKKVAASLKSSLKRQGDFVARYGGEEFIAVLSNTDVEGALKIAETLRVNVEGLEIPHLLSSITPKVTISLGVAIGYADPAKQPETLIEAADNALYQAKQGGRNRYKLADLSG; this is encoded by the coding sequence ATGACGATCCGTTCCCTATCTAAATTAACACGCGCCTATGTTACCGCTTTAAGTTTGATTGCCTTATTGACCCTTGCAACGTTCATAACCATGTATTTAAGTATCTTGACACAAAGGGATAGTGCGCTGCTCGTGAATTTAAGCGGCAGTCAGCGCTGGTTGTCTCAGAAAGCAGCTCTTCTGAGTGTTGAGCTGGTTTACATTGCAGATTCAACCGAGCGTGATCGAACTCGAAAGCAACTGCGGAGTATTATCGATCAGGTAAAGACAAATCACCTGGCATTAGTCAAAGGTAATCCTAATCTGACCGCATCCCACAACTTATCTCCTCAGATGCAGGAAGTGTATTTCAGCCCGCCTATAAATATGAACTCACAAATAAATCAATATCTATCTGAGGCTCTGGCTTTAGCTGATGAACCTGAACACTTACTTAATTCTGATAATCCCCACCTTGCTTATCTGCTTCATAACAGTGAAAACCTCTTGGAATCTCTCGATCAAATTGTATCCATGTATCAGCGGGAAAGTGAGGCCAAGGTTCAGCATCTTCGGATGGTTGAGATCAGCAGCGGCTTGACCATTCTTCTCACCCTTGTGTTTCTGGGTTTGTATATTTTCCGGCCATTAGCAAACACTTTATTCAGAGAAAGGTCTCAATTAGAGAAAGCAAATCAGGAACTAAGTCTTCTTTCCTCAGTCGATGGTTTAACAGGTATCGCCAACCGCCGTCATTTTAACCAGTTTTTTGAACAGCTATGGCTGCAGGCGACCTATACTCGCGAGCCTATCGCACTCATATTATGCGATATTGATTTTTTTAAAGCCTATAATGATACTTATGGTCACTTGCAAGGGGATGAATGCCTTAAGAAAGTGGCGGCTTCTTTAAAGAGCTCTCTCAAACGGCAAGGGGATTTTGTGGCTCGTTATGGCGGGGAAGAATTTATAGCCGTCCTCTCCAACACGGACGTCGAAGGTGCCTTGAAAATTGCTGAAACTCTGCGTGTTAATGTGGAAGGCCTTGAAATACCTCATCTCCTTTCCTCGATTACTCCAAAGGTTACGATTAGTCTGGGAGTGGCAATTGGGTATGCTGATCCCGCAAAGCAACCGGAGACATTAATTGAAGCTGCGGATAATGCTCTTTATCAGGCAAAACAGGGGGGGCGCAACCGTTATAAATTAGCTGACTTATCCGGTTAA